In Erwinia pyrifoliae DSM 12163, the genomic window TTATATCGTAACCTTGTTAAGGCGGCGAGAAGTGAACTATTTCAGCCTTTTACCAATTATTTCGGCAGACTTACCCGCCTTATAAGCGCTTTTTTTCCTTAAGGTGCACCAACGGACTTGCACCGACGGAAGAATGCGTGATAATCAACAAATTAAGCTAAGCACAGGCCAAATCTGATGGAAATTCGCGCATTCCGGCAAGATGATTTTGAAGAAGTGATTACCCTTTGGGAGCGTTGCGATCTGTTACGTCCGTGGAACGATCCGGAGATGGATATCGAACGTAAGCTCAACCACGATGCGGATCTGTTCCTGGTGGCCGTGGCCGGCGGCGAAATTGTCGGTACGCTGATGGGCGGCTACGACGGTCATCGCGGTTCGGCCTACTACCTGGGCGTGCATCCCGATTACCAGGGGCGCGGTTTCGCCAACGCGCTGATTAATCGCCTGGAGAAAAAGCTTATCGCCCGGGGCTGCCCGAAAATAAATGTAATGGTGCGTGAAGAAAACGACGCGGTGACGGGCTTCTATGAAAAGCTCGATTATGAGACTCAGGACAGCCTGTTATTAGGCAAGCGCCTGATTGAAGACCGCGAATACTGATTTCTCTTCACCCTTAACGTGGCGGCACACCTTATTAATCAGTGCCGCCACGTTAATGATGCAGAGAATTACGGTATTCATTCTATGAAACTGATCGGTGTGAAATATCTCCCGGATGATTATGACAG contains:
- a CDS encoding GNAT family acetyltransferase — protein: MEIRAFRQDDFEEVITLWERCDLLRPWNDPEMDIERKLNHDADLFLVAVAGGEIVGTLMGGYDGHRGSAYYLGVHPDYQGRGFANALINRLEKKLIARGCPKINVMVREENDAVTGFYEKLDYETQDSLLLGKRLIEDREY